A stretch of Mastomys coucha isolate ucsf_1 unplaced genomic scaffold, UCSF_Mcou_1 pScaffold1, whole genome shotgun sequence DNA encodes these proteins:
- the LOC116068742 gene encoding 40S ribosomal protein S11-like codes for MADIPTERAYQKQPTIFQNKKRVLLGETGKEKLSQHYKSLGLGFKMPKEAIEGTYIDKKCPFTGSVCIRGRILSGVVMKMKMQRTTVIHRDCLHYIQNYNCFGKCHKDMSVHPSPCFRDVQSRDIVTVGECRPLSKTV; via the coding sequence ATGGCAGACATTCCGACAGAGCGTGCTTACCAAAAGCAGCCTACAATCTTTCAAAACAAGAAGCGTGTTTTGCTGGGAGAAACTGGCAAGGAAAAACTCTCTCAGCACTACAAAAGCCTCGGTCTAGGCTTCAAGATGCCCAAGGAGGCCATCGAGGGCACCTACATAGACAAGAAATGTCCCTTCACTGGAAGTGTCTGCATCCGAGGTCGGATCCTGTCTGGTGTcgtgatgaagatgaagatgcagagGACCACTGTCATCCACAGGGACTGTCTCCATTATATCCAAAATTACAATTGCTTTGGGAAGTGTCACAAGGACATGTCTGTGCACCCATCCCCCTGTTTCAGGGATGTACAGAGCAGAGACATTGTCACTGTTGGAGAGTGCAGGCCCCTGAGCAAGACTGTTTGA